A genome region from Nocardiopsis exhalans includes the following:
- a CDS encoding N-acetylmuramoyl-L-alanine amidase — MPRPSKYVSRSDLGWGTSPASRANPRSGLVIHYDSVNQGLAGKDHSACLTYWRNTRNFHTGPSRGWADIGYCADEETEILTEDGWRSFRELRAGDTVLTLDHGSGTSRWQPVQAVNVFPATERTLIRMAGRSHSSLTTANHRWPVERTDHSTHAGPTAGEHRVRGERWATTASLTGRDRIRVAAPCDHLPNEPKWPDALVTEVARTWSARAAMAPRLHEHAPGGVPGHAFLRSLTAPQLRLLLGEFAGDGAREGLSRGSAEALQFTAVLAGKPAHLRADPGTDQDGGWSVAFDRHQLLPIGPGGLSRREETYGGHIWCPTTPNGTWLARRRGTVYFTGNSFMACAHGYVIEGRGLYRSQAAQPGGNSSHYSCTLATGPTDAITPEQINAVRVLRQWLMEPDTSIAGTVLGHRDFIATSCPGDRAYRLVRDGTFAQPPGGTEGDDMPRHRRFEKDNAQAIDPRTWVSLAFDRRHDGETGEFYALVGVEETGGAYYDVSVGVVLEGVTPGSEVQIRATEYEPDGGGGWRIARNRPLDSPVHAGGGAHFTYSWKGNLAAGRRVRIRVAQFGDVEAHVTSATADVFYWPR; from the coding sequence ACTACGACAGCGTGAACCAGGGCCTCGCCGGCAAGGACCACTCCGCCTGCCTCACCTACTGGCGCAACACCCGCAACTTCCACACCGGCCCCTCCCGTGGCTGGGCGGACATCGGGTACTGCGCGGACGAGGAGACGGAAATCCTCACCGAGGACGGCTGGCGGTCCTTCCGCGAGCTCCGCGCGGGCGACACCGTCCTCACCCTCGACCACGGCTCCGGAACGTCCCGGTGGCAGCCGGTGCAGGCGGTCAACGTCTTCCCTGCCACCGAACGCACCCTGATCCGCATGGCGGGCCGCTCCCATTCCTCGCTGACCACCGCGAACCACCGCTGGCCCGTGGAGCGCACGGATCACAGCACGCACGCGGGTCCCACCGCCGGGGAGCACCGGGTTCGCGGAGAACGCTGGGCGACCACCGCGTCGCTCACCGGCCGGGACCGGATCCGGGTCGCCGCCCCCTGTGACCACCTGCCGAACGAGCCCAAGTGGCCGGACGCACTGGTCACGGAGGTGGCCCGTACCTGGTCCGCCCGTGCGGCCATGGCGCCCCGGCTGCACGAGCACGCCCCGGGCGGGGTGCCCGGCCACGCGTTCCTGCGTTCTCTCACCGCGCCGCAGCTCCGGCTGCTCCTCGGGGAGTTCGCGGGGGACGGCGCACGCGAGGGGCTGAGCCGGGGCTCGGCCGAAGCCCTCCAGTTCACCGCCGTCCTGGCGGGAAAGCCCGCCCACCTGCGCGCGGACCCGGGCACGGACCAGGACGGCGGCTGGTCCGTGGCCTTCGACCGGCACCAGCTGCTCCCGATCGGCCCCGGCGGGCTGAGCCGGCGCGAGGAGACCTACGGCGGGCACATCTGGTGCCCCACCACGCCGAACGGGACCTGGCTGGCCCGGCGGCGGGGGACGGTGTACTTCACCGGGAACTCCTTCATGGCCTGCGCGCACGGCTACGTGATCGAGGGGCGCGGGCTGTACCGCTCCCAGGCCGCCCAGCCCGGCGGAAACTCCTCGCACTACTCCTGCACGCTGGCGACCGGGCCCACCGACGCCATCACACCCGAACAGATCAACGCGGTCCGCGTGCTGCGGCAGTGGCTCATGGAACCGGACACCTCCATCGCCGGGACCGTCCTGGGTCACCGCGACTTCATCGCCACGTCCTGTCCCGGCGACCGGGCCTACCGGCTCGTCCGGGACGGCACGTTCGCCCAACCGCCCGGCGGCACCGAAGGAGACGACATGCCCCGACACCGCAGGTTCGAGAAGGACAACGCCCAGGCCATCGATCCCCGTACGTGGGTGAGCCTGGCCTTCGACCGGCGGCACGACGGCGAGACCGGGGAGTTCTACGCGCTGGTGGGGGTCGAGGAGACCGGCGGCGCTTACTACGACGTCTCGGTCGGGGTGGTCCTGGAGGGGGTCACCCCCGGTTCCGAGGTGCAGATCCGGGCCACCGAGTACGAGCCGGACGGGGGCGGCGGCTGGAGGATCGCCCGCAACAGGCCGCTCGACAGCCCCGTGCACGCGGGCGGCGGGGCCCACTTCACCTACTCGTGGAAGGGCAACCTGGCCGCCGGCCGCCGGGTGCGGATCCGGGTGGCGCAGTTCGGCGACGTGGAGGCGCACGTGACGTCGGCGACCGCGGACGTCTTCTACTGGCCGCGCTGA